Proteins encoded by one window of Burkholderia plantarii:
- a CDS encoding AraC family transcriptional regulator codes for MTSSRSALASLTSPARSRSRPRAAAGAAAAFAGRPAPLATLPEPSEREDGPALIALRGGERHGDAYRLGTHEIDWHEHRRGQVFCIESGCAHVRTPHGSWLLPPNRAGWIPPGVPHKVAISGVLSGWSVVISPAASRALPQRPCVIAITELMGALVRRAVTWSERDALTAEETRIGRVLLDEMRRAPHEPLHLPMPADRRLVRITKRILAQPHDSRTLEQWADWGGLSARTLSRLFLAETGTSFAQWRQQARLTLALERLANGESVANVSDALGYATPSNFIAMFRRAFGDSPAHYFARRER; via the coding sequence ATGACGTCATCCCGCTCCGCGCTCGCCTCGCTCACCTCGCCCGCCCGTTCCCGATCCCGCCCGCGCGCGGCCGCGGGGGCTGCCGCTGCTTTCGCGGGCCGCCCCGCGCCGCTCGCCACGCTGCCCGAGCCGAGCGAGCGCGAGGACGGTCCCGCGCTGATCGCGCTGCGCGGCGGGGAACGGCACGGCGACGCTTACCGGCTCGGCACGCACGAGATCGACTGGCACGAGCATCGGCGCGGCCAGGTGTTCTGCATCGAGAGCGGCTGCGCGCATGTCCGCACGCCGCACGGCTCGTGGCTGCTGCCGCCCAATCGCGCGGGCTGGATTCCGCCCGGCGTGCCGCACAAGGTGGCGATCAGCGGCGTGCTGAGCGGCTGGAGCGTGGTGATCTCGCCGGCCGCGAGCCGCGCGCTGCCGCAGCGGCCCTGCGTGATCGCGATCACCGAGCTGATGGGCGCGCTGGTGCGGCGCGCCGTGACCTGGAGCGAACGCGACGCGCTGACGGCCGAGGAGACGCGCATCGGCCGCGTGCTGCTCGACGAGATGCGGCGCGCGCCGCACGAGCCGCTGCATCTGCCGATGCCGGCCGACCGGCGCCTCGTGAGGATCACGAAGCGCATCCTCGCCCAGCCGCACGACAGCCGCACGCTGGAGCAGTGGGCCGACTGGGGCGGGCTGTCGGCGCGCACGCTGAGCCGGCTGTTCCTCGCCGAGACCGGCACCAGCTTCGCGCAATGGCGGCAGCAGGCGCGCCTGACGCTCGCGCTCGAACGCCTCGCGAACGGCGAGAGCGTGGCGAACGTGTCCGACGCGCTCGGCTACGCCACGCCGAGCAACTTCATCGCGATGTTCCGGCGCGCGTTCGGCGATTCGCCGGCGCATTACTTCGCGCGGCGCGAGCGCTGA
- a CDS encoding GNAT family N-acetyltransferase, which translates to MIIKPGDFDHPQVTALLRLHLQGMQADSPPGSVFALDLSGLQRPDIAFFTAWDGEALLGCGALRELSPTHGEIKSMRTAAEHLRRGAGSRLLGHLLALARERGYSRVSLETGSGEAFDPAVAMYRRHGFVSGECFGGYTASDFNQFLHLDLAAR; encoded by the coding sequence ATGATCATCAAACCGGGCGACTTCGACCATCCGCAGGTGACGGCCCTGCTGCGCCTGCACCTGCAGGGCATGCAGGCGGACTCGCCGCCGGGCAGCGTGTTCGCGCTCGACCTGTCCGGCCTGCAGCGGCCCGACATCGCATTCTTCACGGCATGGGACGGCGAGGCGCTGCTCGGCTGCGGCGCGCTGCGCGAACTCTCGCCGACGCACGGCGAGATCAAGTCGATGCGCACCGCAGCCGAGCATCTGCGGCGCGGCGCGGGCTCGCGGCTGCTCGGGCATCTGCTCGCGCTCGCCCGCGAGCGCGGTTACTCACGCGTGAGCCTCGAAACCGGCTCGGGCGAGGCGTTCGACCCGGCCGTGGCGATGTACCGGCGCCATGGCTTCGTCAGCGGCGAATGCTTCGGCGGCTACACGGCGAGCGACTTCAACCAGTTCCTCCATCTCGATCTGGCCGCACGCTGA
- a CDS encoding LysR family transcriptional regulator, translated as MDLKQFEAFVHVAELGSFTRAAITLDTNQPALSRLVRQLEVELRHTLLERNGRGVTPTPAGQRMLEHAKGILQQVQRARQDLDALRGESGGQFAIGITPSFAKVATHGLVHGFRAAFPGATISVAQGLSTHLIEWLMMGRIDVAVLYDTFDTPLVEKRTVFTEELFLIGPGGDGEAGAGVAGGSGGATPAAVPLREITRYPLVIPGRMHAIRRMVEAAAAEQGVRLRIELEVDAVASILDLVDEGIGYAVLPRRALASDPLRRRFRSQRITEPSLFTRLAIATSTKHTLSQLAVQAIAMLEARILPLYGEAI; from the coding sequence ATGGATCTCAAGCAGTTCGAGGCCTTCGTCCACGTCGCCGAACTCGGCAGCTTCACGCGCGCGGCGATCACGCTCGACACCAACCAGCCCGCGCTGAGCCGGCTGGTGCGCCAGCTCGAGGTGGAACTGCGCCATACGCTGCTTGAACGCAACGGCCGCGGCGTGACGCCGACGCCGGCCGGGCAGCGCATGCTCGAACACGCCAAGGGCATCCTGCAGCAGGTGCAGCGCGCGCGGCAGGATCTCGACGCGCTGCGCGGCGAGTCGGGCGGGCAGTTCGCGATCGGCATCACGCCGAGCTTCGCGAAGGTCGCCACGCACGGGCTGGTACACGGCTTTCGCGCGGCGTTTCCGGGCGCCACGATCTCGGTGGCGCAGGGCCTGTCCACGCACCTGATCGAATGGCTGATGATGGGGCGCATCGACGTCGCCGTGCTCTACGACACGTTCGACACGCCGCTCGTCGAGAAGCGCACGGTGTTCACGGAGGAACTGTTCCTGATCGGCCCGGGCGGCGACGGGGAGGCCGGAGCGGGCGTGGCGGGAGGCTCGGGCGGCGCGACGCCGGCGGCCGTGCCGCTGCGCGAGATCACGCGCTACCCGCTCGTGATTCCGGGGCGCATGCATGCGATCCGGCGCATGGTCGAGGCGGCGGCGGCCGAGCAGGGCGTGCGCCTGCGCATCGAGCTGGAGGTGGACGCGGTCGCCTCGATCCTCGATCTGGTCGACGAGGGGATCGGCTACGCGGTGCTGCCGCGCCGCGCGCTCGCGAGCGACCCGCTGCGCCGCCGCTTCCGCTCGCAGCGCATCACCGAGCCGTCGCTGTTCACGCGCCTCGCGATCGCCACGAGCACGAAGCACACGCTGTCGCAACTGGCGGTGCAGGCGATCGCGATGCTCGAGGCGCGCATCCTGCCGTTGTATGGCGAGGCGATTTGA
- a CDS encoding amidohydrolase family protein: protein MKSCLPPDPHPVKPAHALPAGACDAHCHVFGPAVTFPYADDRSYTPPDAPFDQLVALHDHLGLERGVIVQASCHGTDNRAMLDAIARGQGRYRGVAIVDGDVTDAQLAELDANGVRGVRFNFVAHLGGAPDLDVFDRVLGRIQQLGWHVVLHLDAQDIVQYAERIARIEVPFVIDHMGRVRAEAGLDQAPFRQLLELMRNPLAWVKVCGSERVSAGKRPFDDAAPFASALIEAAPDRVLWGTDWPHPNIGKDMPNDGELVDLLFRFCPDAGLREQLLVTNPARLYGF, encoded by the coding sequence ATGAAATCCTGCCTGCCCCCCGATCCCCATCCCGTCAAGCCGGCCCACGCGCTGCCCGCCGGCGCCTGCGACGCGCACTGCCACGTGTTCGGCCCGGCCGTCACCTTCCCGTATGCCGACGACCGCAGCTACACGCCGCCCGACGCGCCGTTCGACCAGCTGGTGGCGCTGCACGACCATCTCGGCCTCGAACGCGGCGTGATCGTGCAGGCGAGCTGCCACGGCACCGACAACCGCGCGATGCTCGACGCGATCGCGCGCGGCCAGGGCCGTTATCGCGGCGTGGCGATCGTGGACGGCGACGTGACCGACGCGCAGCTGGCCGAGCTCGACGCCAACGGCGTGCGCGGCGTGCGCTTCAACTTCGTCGCGCATCTGGGCGGCGCACCCGACCTCGACGTGTTCGACCGCGTGCTCGGCCGCATCCAGCAGCTCGGCTGGCACGTGGTGCTGCACCTCGACGCGCAGGACATCGTGCAGTATGCCGAGCGCATCGCGCGCATCGAGGTGCCGTTCGTGATCGACCACATGGGCCGCGTGCGCGCCGAGGCCGGCCTCGACCAGGCACCGTTCCGGCAGTTGCTCGAGCTGATGCGCAACCCGCTCGCCTGGGTCAAGGTGTGCGGCTCGGAACGCGTCTCGGCCGGCAAGCGTCCGTTCGACGACGCCGCGCCGTTCGCGAGCGCGCTGATCGAGGCCGCGCCGGATCGCGTGCTGTGGGGCACCGACTGGCCGCATCCGAACATCGGCAAGGACATGCCGAACGACGGCGAACTCGTCGACCTGCTGTTCCGCTTCTGCCCCGACGCCGGCCTGCGCGAGCAACTGCTGGTGACGAACCCGGCGCGCCTCTACGGTTTCTGA
- a CDS encoding dicarboxylate/amino acid:cation symporter yields the protein MSDSTVITPPRPQAKTPFHRKLYVHVLVAIVLGVLLGHLAPSLAVKMKPLGDAFIKLIKMVIGPIIFCTVVAGIAGMGDMKKVGRVGGKALLYFEVVSTISLVIGLVAGHLFHPGRGFNLDPATLDTKALAGYATAAHAQDTVEFLMHIIPETMTSAFTTGNVLQILLISVLFGAALAAAGERGRPLVTMIDQFAQTCFGIVHIIMKVAAIGAFGSIAFTIGTYGIGAVVPLLKLIGAFYATLVIFVVVVLGAIARLLGFSILRFMSYIREEILIVLGTSSSEAALPQMLEKLERLGCSKSVVGLVIPAGYSFNLDGTNIYLTMAVLFIAQAFNVDLTLSQQLTLVGVAMLTSKGASGVAGAAFVMLTSTLLVFPIIPVSGMVLILGIHRFMGTGLAIANTIGNGVATLVVSAWEHELDRGRLNEEMSRRRGG from the coding sequence ATGAGCGACAGCACAGTCATCACCCCACCGCGGCCACAGGCGAAGACGCCGTTCCACCGCAAGCTCTACGTCCACGTGCTGGTGGCGATCGTGCTCGGCGTGCTGCTCGGCCATCTGGCGCCGTCGCTGGCCGTCAAGATGAAGCCGCTCGGCGACGCGTTCATCAAGCTGATCAAGATGGTGATCGGCCCGATCATCTTCTGCACCGTGGTGGCCGGCATCGCCGGCATGGGCGACATGAAGAAGGTCGGGCGCGTGGGCGGCAAGGCGCTGCTCTACTTCGAGGTGGTCTCCACCATCTCGCTCGTGATTGGCCTCGTGGCCGGCCACCTGTTCCACCCGGGGCGCGGCTTCAACCTCGATCCGGCGACGCTCGACACCAAGGCGCTGGCCGGCTACGCCACCGCCGCGCACGCGCAGGACACGGTCGAGTTCCTGATGCACATCATCCCCGAAACGATGACGAGTGCGTTCACCACCGGCAACGTGCTGCAGATCCTGCTGATCTCGGTGCTGTTCGGCGCGGCGCTGGCCGCCGCGGGTGAGCGCGGCCGGCCGCTCGTGACGATGATCGACCAGTTCGCGCAGACCTGCTTCGGCATCGTCCACATCATCATGAAGGTGGCGGCGATCGGCGCGTTCGGCTCGATCGCGTTCACCATCGGCACCTACGGGATCGGCGCGGTGGTGCCGCTGCTCAAGCTGATCGGCGCGTTCTACGCCACGCTGGTGATCTTCGTGGTGGTGGTGCTCGGCGCGATCGCGCGGCTGCTCGGCTTCAGCATCCTGCGCTTCATGAGCTACATCCGCGAGGAGATCCTGATCGTGCTCGGCACCAGCTCGTCGGAGGCGGCGCTGCCGCAGATGCTCGAGAAGCTCGAACGGCTCGGCTGCTCGAAATCGGTGGTGGGCCTCGTGATCCCGGCCGGCTATTCGTTCAACCTCGACGGCACCAACATCTACCTGACGATGGCCGTGCTGTTCATCGCCCAGGCCTTCAACGTCGATCTCACGCTGTCCCAGCAGCTCACGCTGGTGGGCGTCGCGATGCTGACCTCGAAGGGCGCGAGCGGCGTGGCCGGCGCGGCCTTCGTGATGCTGACCTCCACGCTGCTGGTGTTCCCGATCATTCCGGTCTCGGGGATGGTGCTGATCCTCGGCATCCATCGCTTCATGGGCACCGGCCTCGCGATCGCCAACACCATCGGCAACGGCGTGGCCACGCTGGTCGTCTCGGCCTGGGAGCACGAACTCGACCGCGGCCGGCTGAACGAGGAAATGTCGCGCCGCCGCGGCGGCTGA
- a CDS encoding porin, whose translation MQRTPSPRARRARRFTPARAACAATVVWLAGSAGAVHADPSQINAGAAQLSTSTVQMYGLIGIYVDSAKLSTARASTVQEGGGGLTTSFWGIRGREDLGGGYAAVFSLESFFRPNTGQMGRNTTDGLFSRNAYVGLTGGFGTLKLGEQTNPTYLNQQLVNPFGSSVVFSPLIVQSYTASYNNTQIGDTVWQNAVEYVTPSYGGLTGTAIYSVSSTTGHQGKDDVGLHLTYVRGPWTAVFSAQRDRTAAVAPMTGQTLYLAGAAYDAKFVKLYGAAQITSNAGVETGSHTYELGLTVPLSPAARILAEWARTRHGAPRSASDTRNTASVAYDYTLSKRSQVYVVYSYDRLSGNPSGSTCGVGMQHTF comes from the coding sequence ATGCAACGCACCCCCTCGCCCCGCGCGCGCCGCGCCCGGCGCTTCACGCCTGCCCGCGCCGCCTGCGCCGCCACCGTCGTCTGGCTCGCGGGCAGCGCCGGCGCGGTCCACGCCGATCCCTCGCAGATCAACGCCGGGGCCGCGCAGCTGAGCACCTCGACCGTGCAGATGTACGGCCTGATCGGCATCTACGTCGACAGCGCGAAGCTGAGCACCGCGCGCGCCAGCACCGTGCAGGAGGGCGGCGGCGGCCTGACCACCTCGTTCTGGGGCATCCGCGGCCGCGAGGATCTGGGCGGCGGCTACGCGGCCGTCTTCAGCCTCGAGAGCTTCTTCCGGCCGAACACCGGCCAGATGGGCCGCAACACCACCGACGGCCTGTTCTCGCGCAACGCCTACGTCGGCCTGACGGGCGGCTTCGGCACGCTGAAGCTCGGCGAGCAGACCAATCCCACCTACCTGAACCAGCAGCTCGTCAACCCGTTCGGCTCGTCGGTGGTGTTCTCGCCGCTGATCGTGCAGTCCTACACGGCGAGCTACAACAACACGCAGATCGGCGACACGGTCTGGCAGAACGCCGTCGAATACGTCACGCCGAGCTACGGCGGCCTGACCGGCACCGCGATCTACAGCGTGAGCAGCACCACGGGACACCAGGGCAAGGACGACGTCGGCCTGCACCTGACCTACGTGCGCGGGCCGTGGACGGCGGTGTTCTCGGCGCAGCGCGACCGCACCGCGGCGGTCGCGCCGATGACGGGGCAGACGCTCTATCTCGCCGGCGCGGCCTACGACGCGAAATTCGTGAAGCTCTACGGCGCCGCGCAGATCACCAGCAACGCCGGCGTCGAAACCGGCTCGCACACCTACGAACTCGGCCTCACCGTGCCACTGTCGCCCGCCGCGCGGATCCTCGCCGAGTGGGCGCGCACGCGCCACGGCGCGCCGCGCTCGGCCAGCGACACGCGCAACACCGCCAGCGTCGCCTACGACTACACGCTGTCGAAGCGCTCGCAGGTCTACGTCGTCTACTCGTA